aatttaattataattgcgAATATGCATATGTGTTATTCCCTTATTGTCATTTTATAAACTTTTGAAAATTTatataatgattttttttataactCGATCTCAGAATAATTCTAAAGATGATTCAAGCAGCTAaagtttattaatatataatgattttatttttaaattatgagaTTATTAATTAAATGTCTTAATTACTTTTTCTTTGAGGGAAAaagtatttttcattaatttaactaaaaaataattttcattaataaaagtTTCCTAAGACTCTaacattaaaaaaattcaaaaaaaaaatgttgtaaaataagtaaatttattttaattcaactaaatttaattttgagttttataatatCGTTAAGCTAAAAATCAATGGTGAAAAATAAGTTTCATGTTTTTAGTGATCTTATACATATTGCCACTCGTAATTGTTCTTGAaagagaaatatatactaaagaattttagattttttaatattattgtaatattaatattatgtttaatcATGTTCTATTTTGCAAATTATATTAAGATTTATATTTCCTGTTTAATCATAATTACATATTGAGTTAGAGATCACTCATGGAAAAATATTATCAATAGAACATTAAATAACAAAATGGTGAacgatttatataaaattaattaagagcAAGAACTAAGCAACGCTCTTCTGTGGGCATGAAGAATAAACAGATTCCAGAGTATTAATAGAATACATTTCCCTCTCAGAAGATATATACAAAAAGAAGTTTTCATAAAAAAGAATGAACTAATTAGATTATAAACATGGACCAAAAAAATTATGAACATCAAAAGAGTTTGCTAGCGAATTCATCTACTTCGATTCCGTATATACGAGAAGATGAAGAATTTTGGGCAAGTTCTCTAAGCTCTGATAAGCTTCTTCCAAGCAGTAAAGCCATCTTCATTTCAAACATTTCTCCATCTTCTCTTCTGTCAAAATCTGTTTCTTCTAATGAAGACTCGATTGATTCCTCCATAAGTGAGAAGAATCCAGCGCAGTTTCTATACATTTCAACCACCATACCAACCTGGCCAGCATGCTCAAACGTATTAACTGTGGTAGCTAATGCACCTGCAGCCACTGCAACTATTGCCGCCCAAGAAACGTTACCCACAAATGCAGACCCAGCAGCTGCAATGCCTGTGAGCAATGGACCTGAGATGGCTAAAATCTTGTTTATCTTCAGTGCCAAGTTTCCTAGCCTCATATAATCTTCTGTATCTTTTCCTTTTATCACTTCAATAACCTCCCTCATCTCCGCTTCCAGCTCCTCACTCCATTCATTCTTTCCAGGTCTTTTGCTTTTTCTTTGGAAGTCATGAGATTTGGGCCACCAAACAGCAGGCTCAAATTTTGCAGGAAACTTTTCAATCATTTTCCCCAGCAAAGGAAGTGGGTAAGCTTTGTCAAGATTCAATACATTGTCCATTGCATCCTTCACGTCCAACTCAGCAGGATCATAAAGAGCAAGTATCGTTTGTATTTGGCTCTGAAGCTGCCTAAACAATTTTGTAGCATTACGTTGCTCTTCTGCAAGCTGTGAGGGCTGTATTTTGTTCATTATATATAACATGCCTGTGGCTGCAGTGAACAAGAGTGTTGAAGACAGCCTCAATGCCAAAAGAGGAGCTCCTGCCCCACCAGTTGCTGCAACACCAGCCATGGTTGTAGCTGTGAGAGTGATCATGTTAATGGAGTTCAAAAGAAGTTTATTCCAATTGTCACGTTGCTCGCCAACGTTTTTATGCATCTCAGCCCTATCAGCAACAGTCTCTAAGATGGCATAAAGCTGGGAAATTTCCTTAGAAGAAGCAGCAGTGGaattgatgaaaggttcatctatTGTTGTGGTAGCGGCATTCTTTTCTAATGGGACGGTGTTTGAGAAGGAACCTCTTAAAATCATTTCCTTAATCGAATTTCTAGGTAGTGGGAAACGGATTTTAGGAAGTTTAGGGACAGAAATAGCAGCATGGATTCTTTTTGAAGAAGTAGTACTTGATGAGGAAGAGAATAGAAGACCTGAAGTTTGTAGGGAAGCCATGAATGGTTTTCTTTTAGTTTTCTTGTGTGCTTTAATTTTATTCTGTACGTAGCTGATAATGGAGGTGAAGAGACACAAAGGGAACCTATTTATAACTCATAGCATGGGATAGTTTCGTACTACCAAATATATAagcgaagagaagagaagggggttgaaaaattgaaaatatggGCTGCTTGATCAAGCTGACTAATGACTATGCCCATTTGACTGGACTCGTTCCTTCCTCATTTTCATGTTAAATCCGTTTCAGGGTATAATTTTTCAAAAGCTTGGGTTCGATTggattgtattatattttttttttaagtagagAAATTTTATTATAGAAAGAAGTCAGGAATAATTTAGTATATAATACTAATTTAAACCCTGCCTAATAGATCTCCCTAATAAATTGTATGATATGTTAATTAATAGAATTTTCTTTAATCTAATTTatcacaaattaaatattgtttcatcaaatattttatattttcaatcataaactataaaataaataaaattcatacATAATGAATTAGGTCATCATGCATAATCATCTCCCATTTCATTGCTGTTTCCTATCGATCCCCACAGGGCATAAGTTGAGATGGTCTTAACCCTTACGGCTGCCTTGCGTTGGATAAAACTATAGAATTTTGCAATTTTTTGAATTCCTACATAGTCTATGGCTTCTTTATCAAGAAATCAAagcttctttatttttattagataattatttttaaagataGAATACACGCCCACTTATAAATTAATGGCGGGAATGGACTATTATTAAAACCATGATAATTTTAATAGAGTCATAATTCTCATATAATCCACACTCACGCACACTCAACCTACTGGTAGATGGGTTTGTCTCGATTTTTTTATCTTAGACTTACGCACATTGACTCTCTTCTCAGCTTTTTGTCTTTATTTTGTCAGAGATAATACACACATACACACAGGGTAGTGACGAAAATGaatcattattaaaattatgacaaCTTTAACAGAATATTTATTCTTATATAACTTATACTAACGTACATTTCATAACCGATGTAAGATCCCTAAGaacattttattaaataattgaaaaGGTAAAATGTCAAatagaaaaaatatatttatttaattttaatttttacccactttcattgcaTTCTTGGCCATGAAACATTAATGTTAGTCTTGAAGCTATAACATGGGGTGTAAATTGAAGTAAATAcctttttcctcttttcttgtttttcttcGCTTTGAATGGTTCAAAAGATGAGTTAAAATTTATGCCCATTTGATATTGCTATTGCTAAATTATCAAATCCAAGACCTTAATTActtctatttttctttttcttgtttagTAGTAGTAATTATTTTGCACGAGCAAAAATTCTTATCGATCTATATTAAATcgattcaaaatataaaaatgtaagatacatatatttaataaatagttCTTATCATATGTCTTAAATTTGAATCAGATTAATAGGTCACACTAATTTCGGAAAATTCAATCCATGTATATATGATCAATGGCAAGTTTGTAAATGCAATAGCTACCTCGTATGGTTTTTTTAATGGTATTAATTTTAATGTACTTAAGCTGATTTGAAAACAAAAATGAATAAAaggttaaataatataaaaaaacaaaattttaaaaacttttttcaattataaacttatttttagaaaaaaaaaaaagataatttactaattttacaaaataaattgtcaacacaataaatttctaatatcattaaattaaatttattattgttaattctaaataaaattaagaaaaataaataatacaaAAACATGGGaggaaatttattttattttaatttaaacttttttCACATTAAACATttactaaagaaaaaaaaattaatggtccTCGAATCAATAATTTGATGGTTGAGGGCTTACTTTAAATAAAGCATATGAAGACCATaagatgaatttaatttttaaaataaaaaagaaaaattttaaaagtatttagGTTAATTTTAACtgataaattattaaatacattaagaataatattcttatttatataaatttaaattttattttttataatttattaaaaaattatatatataaatataaaaagtattaaaatttatttctgaTGCGACCCATTAATTAGTCATCACAATAAGCCATATCCAAAACGAAGTGAAGAAAGAAATGTACATTGttctattattaaaaaaaataataaatataactaataaaattcaattatttCAATAAGggtaagtttaatttaattttattttttgttaattaattctaaaaaattttgattttctcttattaatttaattatctatAATTTGgtaaataaaacaattaaatttttattaattaatagattaattataattattatttttataattttataataatactaACTTGTGATTATTTTTTTACTCACAATAAATCATATTATCatcttttataaataaaatttataaatatatttttattaataattaattaattaataatatataatatatattatattttttgctTAATTCAATTATAATCGATAATTAACTAaatgttttttaattttgattaattttaatgtaatttaatttgattaattttttaaattaattaaaattttaattaattaaaaatttaatttaatttgattattcAGATGCTGACCCTTATGTGAGTATCCTAGGA
The sequence above is a segment of the Hevea brasiliensis isolate MT/VB/25A 57/8 chromosome 11, ASM3005281v1, whole genome shotgun sequence genome. Coding sequences within it:
- the LOC110655976 gene encoding probable F-box protein At4g22030; translation: MASLQTSGLLFSSSSSTTSSKRIHAAISVPKLPKIRFPLPRNSIKEMILRGSFSNTVPLEKNAATTTIDEPFINSTAASSKEISQLYAILETVADRAEMHKNVGEQRDNWNKLLLNSINMITLTATTMAGVAATGGAGAPLLALRLSSTLLFTAATGMLYIMNKIQPSQLAEEQRNATKLFRQLQSQIQTILALYDPAELDVKDAMDNVLNLDKAYPLPLLGKMIEKFPAKFEPAVWWPKSHDFQRKSKRPGKNEWSEELEAEMREVIEVIKGKDTEDYMRLGNLALKINKILAISGPLLTGIAAAGSAFVGNVSWAAIVAVAAGALATTVNTFEHAGQVGMVVEMYRNCAGFFSLMEESIESSLEETDFDRREDGEMFEMKMALLLGRSLSELRELAQNSSSSRIYGIEVDEFASKLF